A portion of the Vibrio coralliirubri genome contains these proteins:
- a CDS encoding PglL family O-oligosaccharyltransferase, with protein MATIHTSGTQLENQVTQLPLNKAFLASLAVVFLLAMHFFMPNPGGSGLALSFNPTTWLALSFALAIGFYQLATNRVLKYSKLTIGLLISCIILTLPILYSNAAPQGASGRLLGLWAGFALFVVLQQFKFSNKHKQRMLWFIVLAVVIQALFGYVQYFLLEPGNLFGYNTAANRPYGIFQQPNVMASFLATGFVLSAYLLARQPAKYNHKISESFLLYLTPTLTVPLLIIIASRTGWLAAVIGFICILPYLYKFSTKKRFYGWCASVLVGVIVAFTVINLSATDSLASKRANLESPRAYTFPQALDMMIEKPFTGYGYGKFESEYTLYTARQHQLNSNYHPGLPSMDHPHNEFLFWGVEGGIVPIIGILIAAILVMSRIASSAKGTRLALLALFIPILLHSQLEYPFYHSAIHWITFIILIYWVDQRSSRHYQQSFSIISKTLFRVSSLVIPILVSFYMLSALHTNYVLTKFELSKPKNPDILKQVTNPVVWKDRYDWDIYSTYLNIGLYKADPSLIQPYIDWSLEIIKSKPRPAFYSNLILAYQGLGEESKAEQIRSEANFLFPNRDFSKVQYKKVSQAEDNVSSP; from the coding sequence ATGGCAACAATACACACTAGCGGTACCCAGCTAGAAAATCAGGTCACTCAGCTACCACTCAACAAAGCATTTCTGGCTTCTTTAGCTGTTGTATTCTTGTTAGCCATGCATTTTTTCATGCCGAATCCTGGAGGCTCGGGGCTTGCTCTATCCTTTAACCCTACCACTTGGTTGGCGCTAAGCTTCGCGCTAGCAATTGGCTTTTACCAACTCGCGACCAATAGAGTACTCAAGTATTCCAAATTAACGATTGGTTTGTTGATTAGCTGCATCATACTCACACTACCTATTTTATACAGTAATGCAGCTCCTCAAGGAGCGTCAGGGCGCTTGCTTGGATTATGGGCGGGCTTTGCCTTATTTGTGGTGCTGCAGCAATTTAAGTTCAGCAATAAACACAAGCAACGTATGTTGTGGTTCATTGTACTTGCTGTTGTTATACAAGCACTGTTTGGCTATGTGCAATATTTCTTATTAGAGCCTGGTAACCTATTTGGCTACAACACAGCGGCAAACCGACCATATGGGATATTTCAACAACCGAATGTAATGGCAAGCTTTCTTGCTACGGGTTTTGTGCTGTCCGCTTACCTTTTAGCAAGACAGCCAGCTAAATATAATCACAAAATTAGCGAGTCATTCTTACTATACCTAACCCCAACCTTAACCGTACCCTTGCTGATCATCATCGCATCACGTACCGGATGGTTGGCCGCTGTCATTGGGTTTATCTGCATTCTGCCCTATCTATACAAGTTCTCGACTAAGAAACGCTTCTACGGATGGTGCGCATCAGTGCTCGTCGGTGTCATCGTCGCTTTTACGGTGATCAACCTCAGTGCGACAGATAGCCTCGCAAGTAAAAGAGCTAACTTAGAAAGCCCGCGCGCTTATACGTTCCCGCAAGCTTTAGATATGATGATCGAAAAGCCATTCACAGGTTATGGTTACGGGAAATTTGAGTCTGAATACACGCTATATACGGCTCGCCAACATCAACTCAACTCGAACTATCACCCAGGTCTTCCTTCAATGGATCACCCGCACAATGAGTTCCTGTTTTGGGGAGTTGAAGGGGGGATTGTACCAATCATCGGAATCTTGATTGCTGCAATATTGGTGATGTCACGCATAGCAAGTTCTGCAAAAGGAACACGTCTAGCCCTGCTCGCGTTATTTATCCCAATCCTTTTGCACTCTCAACTTGAGTATCCTTTTTACCACTCGGCCATTCACTGGATAACATTCATTATATTGATTTACTGGGTCGATCAGCGCTCTTCCCGACATTATCAACAATCGTTCAGTATCATCAGTAAAACCCTGTTTAGAGTCTCGAGCTTAGTGATACCTATCTTGGTCAGTTTTTATATGTTGAGCGCCCTGCACACCAATTATGTACTGACTAAGTTTGAACTGTCTAAGCCTAAGAACCCAGACATTCTTAAGCAGGTAACGAACCCAGTGGTGTGGAAAGATCGCTACGATTGGGACATATACAGCACTTACCTTAATATTGGCCTCTACAAAGCCGACCCGAGCCTTATACAACCTTACATCGATTGGTCACTGGAGATCATAAAGAGCAAACCAAGACCGGCTTTCTACAGCAATCTGATTCTGGCGTATCAAGGCCTAGGAGAAGAAAGTAAAGCAGAGCAAATTCGTAGCGAAGCGAACTTTTTATTCCCTAATAGAGACTTTTCAAAGGTTCAGTATAAGAAAGTGTCACAAGCAGAAGATAACGTTTCGTCTCCTTAA